The following coding sequences are from one Sesamum indicum cultivar Zhongzhi No. 13 linkage group LG11, S_indicum_v1.0, whole genome shotgun sequence window:
- the LOC105173751 gene encoding squamosa promoter-binding-like protein 12 has protein sequence MERNSVSSSGLEWENLAVEIAEPVGFSISMSSSGSNGPLCGDISASALESTKETMDCFGRLGSLPQYDDVIRMQNIREPISSPSAGSGEPMIGLRLGRPKELGDSFPTSSTKTSTSSLPTSLTPIKRSRASYQNMQNPCCQVEGCNLDLKSAKDYHRRHRICESHSKSPKVIVSGMELRFCQQCSRFHDLSEFDDKKRSCRRRLSDHNARRRRMQPEAVQLSSSGLSSALYDRRVQHVLSGLPIVSLPNSTWESASSVMLGQAGDSLIRPSKVGTFDGTLCFPSNDIYCSDANRRVDPERLPSIHSSNHGVLDQCLHLPTNNSPIAPNMLSAHSLLSSNSWSLNDVASNSMESLTHGNYNPLLRSSQLESHHLSLFQSNNIPSDQEPLVHSVTLQEYQLFKAPYDSGDFFSSQTNL, from the exons ATGGAGAGGAATTCAGTGAGTTCCAGTGGATTGGAATGGGAAAATTTGGCTGTTGAGATTGCTGAACCAGTAggcttttctatttctatgtCTTCATCAGGCAGTAACGGCCCTTTATGCGGTGACATCTCAGCGTCTGCCCTGGAATCGACTAAAGAAACGATGGATTGTTTTGGGAGACTAGGTTCGTTGCCTCAGTACGATGACGTTATCAGGATGCAGAATATCAGGGAGCCTATTTCCTCCCCTTCTGCCGGCTCTGGCGAACCGATGATCGGTCTAAGGCTCGGGAGACCGAAAGAACTTGGAGATAGTTTTCCTACCAGCAGTACTAAAACTTCAACCTCTTCGCTTCCTACTTCATTGACACCCATAAAAAGATCAAGGGCGTCATATCAGAATATGCAGAACCCCTGCTGCCAAGTTGAAGGATGCAATCTTGACCTGAAATCGGCTAAAGATTACCACAGACGACATAGAATCTGTGAAAGCCATTCTAAAAGTCCGAAGGTCATCGTCTCAGGGATGGAACTCCGGTTTTGCCAACAATGCAGCAG GTTCCATGACTTATCGGAGTTTGATGATAAGAAGAGAAGCTGCAGACGGCGCCTCTCTGACCACAACGCTAGACGGCGTAGGATGCAGCCAGAGGCAGTTCAGCTCAGCTCATCAGGACTCTCTTCTGCACTATATG ATCGGAGAGTGCAGCACGTGCTGAGCGGACTCCCCATCGTCTCACTTCCAAATTCAACATGGGAAAGTGCTAGCAGTGTCATGTTGGGACAGGCCGGAGATTCGCTCATTAGGCCTTCAAAGGTAGGGACATTTGACGGGACGTTGTGTTTCCCCAGCAACGATATTTATTGTTCCGATGCCAATCGACGTGTCGATCCGGAGAGGTTGCCCTCCATCCATAGCTCAAATCATGGGGTTCTTGATCAAT GTTTACATTTACCTACCAACAATTCTCCAATTGCTCCAAATATGCTAAGTGCTCACTCTCTTCTGTCATCAAATTCTTGGAGCTTGAACGACGTAGCATCCAATTCAATGGAGAGCCTCACGCACGGAAACTATAATCCGCTACTGAGGTCCTCACAGTTGGAGTCACATCACTTGTCGTTGTTTCAGTCAAATAACATTCCATCAGATCAAGAACCCTTGGTGCATTCAGTTACTTTGCAAGAATATCAGTTGTTTAAGGCACCTTACGACTCtggtgattttttttccaGTCAAACAAATTTGTGA